In a single window of the Melissococcus plutonius ATCC 35311 genome:
- a CDS encoding DUF1827 family protein, giving the protein MKLVKSPTTTNINMERLFPNLSKFIFNQKSIKYYKLYTLDRTQIILADIHDKVVVIMINNKKKITEAEIDLIIQQLIKTEKSNVEINRDFKKELIERGANFTEPLKDVILLKKIWVGRDKESIMLPFVI; this is encoded by the coding sequence ATGAAATTAGTCAAATCACCAACCACAACAAATATTAATATGGAAAGATTGTTTCCAAATCTTTCGAAATTTATTTTTAATCAAAAGTCAATCAAGTATTATAAACTATATACCTTGGATCGTACGCAAATTATTTTAGCAGATATCCATGACAAGGTTGTTGTTATTATGATTAACAACAAGAAAAAAATTACAGAAGCAGAAATTGATTTAATTATTCAACAACTCATTAAAACAGAAAAAAGCAATGTAGAGATCAATCGAGATTTTAAGAAAGAATTAATTGAAAGGGGAGCTAATTTTACAGAACCGCTTAAAGACGTTATTTTATTAAAAAAAATATGGGTAGGTAGAGACAAGGAAAGCATCATGTTACCATTTGTCATTTAG
- a CDS encoding cell division protein ZapA: protein MATKEKNRYKALIADNTYTIIGKETKQHMDCVIKLVNEQLIEIKHMSSQINDEQASILLAINAVSDQLKKQEKIIELEQQIVELKQRTIKFAEMENRIKRMEAIEDEAREMLKKNGQEDIEIHNYVEAQQILNENRKKQIQNKTITES, encoded by the coding sequence ATGGCAACAAAGGAGAAGAACAGATACAAAGCTTTGATTGCTGATAATACATACACAATTATTGGAAAAGAAACGAAGCAACACATGGATTGTGTAATAAAGTTAGTCAATGAACAATTAATTGAAATCAAGCATATGTCTTCACAAATAAATGATGAACAAGCATCGATCTTATTAGCAATTAATGCTGTTTCTGATCAATTAAAAAAACAAGAAAAAATTATAGAATTAGAACAACAGATCGTTGAATTGAAGCAACGAACAATTAAATTTGCTGAAATGGAAAATCGAATTAAACGCATGGAAGCCATTGAAGATGAGGCAAGAGAGATGCTTAAGAAAAATGGACAAGAAGACATTGAAATACATAATTATGTAGAAGCACAACAAATTCTTAATGAAAATCGTAAAAAACAAATACAAAATAAAACCATAACTGAATCCTAA
- the thiE gene encoding thiamine phosphate synthase, which translates to MLTSQQLKKALQIYFIAGTQDTNGSSLQLLNVLDKALTAGITCFQYREKGANSLKKSLERKRMARACQRLCRKHQVPFIINDDIELALEIDADGIHVGQNDEAISKVIQKNPNKIIGLSCHNVTEITYANTFKEISYYGIGPIFPTSSKLDADKPLGLDQLKTMVAVAKKPTVAIGGISIKNAVDIWQSNADGLAIISAITQAENLEETIELLKFN; encoded by the coding sequence ATGCTTACTAGTCAACAATTAAAAAAAGCCTTACAAATTTATTTTATTGCTGGTACTCAAGATACCAATGGTTCTTCTTTACAATTATTAAATGTTCTTGATAAAGCTTTAACAGCTGGCATCACTTGTTTTCAGTATCGAGAAAAAGGAGCCAATAGTTTAAAAAAAAGCCTAGAAAGAAAAAGGATGGCACGTGCTTGTCAAAGATTATGTCGAAAACATCAGGTTCCCTTTATTATTAATGATGATATTGAACTAGCTTTGGAAATTGATGCAGACGGCATTCATGTTGGGCAAAATGATGAAGCGATTAGTAAAGTTATTCAAAAAAATCCAAATAAAATTATCGGATTGTCTTGCCACAATGTGACTGAAATTACATATGCAAATACATTCAAAGAAATTTCCTATTATGGAATTGGACCAATTTTTCCGACATCGTCTAAATTAGATGCCGATAAACCATTAGGGTTGGATCAACTTAAAACAATGGTAGCAGTTGCGAAAAAACCAACTGTGGCTATTGGTGGCATTTCTATTAAAAATGCTGTAGATATATGGCAAAGCAATGCAGACGGTTTAGCGATTATTTCAGCAATCACGCAAGCAGAAAATCTAGAAGAAACAATTGAACTACTTAAGTTTAACTAA